The sequence TGAGAACAACGctaggaagaagaatatttttacaattttgctttacgttgcacgcaGATCGATCTTACAGAGATGATGTGTTAGGAAacagctaggaatggaaaggaagcgaccatagccttaattaaggtacagcctggtgagaaaatgggaaaccatggaaaaccatcttcaggactactgacagtgtggttcaaacccactatcttccaaatgcaagctgatacctcAGTTACCCAAACTGTGCAACCACTTGCTTGGTAGAAGATGTGTTCCTGTTCATGTTCCCATTAATTAATACAATTAACAAATACcaggtgagcagaataaagcggaaccatTCCGTCTTGTTCACAGTAATTACTGAGTGAGTCGGCCGGTGATGAAATACAGTGCCGGTTGTACTCAAGGCCATGCTACCGCaccaggtttcagtctttgttgaacaTTTGCAAATGTGGCGCGTGTTTTGTTGGTGACGTTAAtacagtgtgtgaattcagtgaaatggctcaggtggcCCAAGTCAGGTATCGAtattctgttccccaaagagtATTAACTTACAATTCATATGTCCATACAGAAAATGCGAGGGCtgtaaggagattatttcaagagaattttcctgatgttcaagttccacGTCATATTTCGATTCATggattagtaaataaattacgtaagacgggaagtcttcttgataagaaacATAAAAAGAACCACGTACAGTACTAACACAAGAAACTGTAGTTAACATTGGTAATgctctggaaaggtctcctacaaaatcacttcgatgacttgctcaggaaatggaaatttcctatggttctgttTGAACAGGTACAGAGTTACTGAAGGGTAATGAACAGTTCCCTAAGCaggtgccagaaatgcttgaacaacAAAAGTAGAAAGTTTCAACATCTTCTGGTTATGTGAGtacttttattttttgtgttgtttgtttgattgtttgtttgttagaaatagcttacgcAACAATGTATTTACTGCGGACTTCCTGTCACGCATTTACTTCCTGTGTGCAGCTGCGCTGCCGAGCTGCAGGACTGGTTctgctttatgttgctcaccctgtataTTTAAATTCTGATTTCTTTATATCTTCCCATCCATGGCACTACTGCTGTAATGAGCCTTGTCATAGGaacaagtgactgctgctcagcccaaaggcctgcaggttatgaagTGACATGTGGTCGGTCAGTCAATTATTCCTTTCCATTACATAGTTATCTCCATTTTGTTTTTCCCCAGTCTTCAAGTCTTTGCTGTTTGAACTATGGAAGTATGTAAGGAGAAGGTTCTTAGGTTATTTATACTGTAACAAGTTAAGAATTTTATTGCATATAGTATTTTATTCTCAAAGAAGATAATAGCAGACAATTTTGAGTAGAATCATCAAGATATGTGGAAATTAAAGAGAAATCTTATACAATCATTGTACTGTAATAGGTAAGGTCTCTGTCCAGTAGATCCATCAGAGTGAACTTAGCAGGAAATAGATGCTCCTTCCTTGCAACAGACTTTGTCCTTGGAATCCCTGATCTTCTGCCAGGCATTACCGCAAGTGCTGTAATATACTCCCAGCTGGAAAGAGAAACGGAAAATTGAATATAATTAACAAATATAGTTAAATTCTTATTTCTTTAATTCTCCCGATGGCACCACTGCCATAATGAGCTTTCTCATACCAACCGACCACTCCTAGCTTCTACCTGTTATAAATATTCATAGACTTTGCTGTTCTCTTTTTATTACATAGATAATATTAAGCATATAAAGTGTTCTCTGGGCTTtctaataggcctactaatatttaATAGATACTTTTACCTGTCCATTCTGGATATCTTTCTTGTAGTTCCTGCAGGCCAACTGCCTAACAGTGATGTTTTGGGATGTCATATGTTCCAAGTTTCCATTATCAGTCAGTCCAGTGAGCTGCAGAGAAAAAGTTTGCAGATATAATATCAATGTAAATTCTTTAAACTATATTTTAGTGCTATTTATGAGAGTCAGAAAATGATTAACACAATCAGTATTAATTCTTAAACATGGAAATGAATGGATGTTAAAATTTTGAGACAAAGGTTGTGGTGAAATGAGTTGTTCGACAATGATGATACCAGTTATGAAATATACTACATTACAAGTTGATAGGATCAATATTTGAAAAATCTCATAAGGAAATagctgtaattatctgctttatgtttatcacacatAGGAGTTTGCAGAGGTGCTTAATTAATTCGTAGAGGCATGCAATCAGAACACTGAAAGGTGTAACAGTCTATGGTGAAGATGTATGTAATAAATACTCAGTGTTTTATGTGATGTTTCTCTCAAGACGTGATGAACTTTTAAGAAAAAGCTGCAAAATGATTTTAACTATACAGAATTTTCTTGACTTACGGCAGCAAGGCAGCTCATTCGGCAAGGTTCTGTTGGTTGACAACTCAGCATGAAGTACTCTGGGATACTGTATACTGTGTGGTCATCAGAAACATCAGACGTGAAGAACACAGCGCATCGGCAGTTATGGGATCTAGAATCGAAAGTACAGGATGATTCTAGAGAACTGAATTACACCTCTTAAACCTTGGAGTTTTCAACACTATAATATGAGAATATTTTATACCCCGAAGTGATCCATATAAAATGGGTGATTTGAAAAATAGTATATCTTAATATCTTtatccctgattcatctgatgaccttctATTACTTCTCACACACATACGGTGTAagagaaacatcttaattggagcttagatgATGTCATCAGCTCCTGCTTGGGAAGCTAGCTATCTGGTGAAAAATGAGCGTACCACTTACTATGACCAATGTTAAGCATTCTTAAATTACAACagcattattggagaagtcttccttctGAACAGTGgagattttcctctgaagatgcagagcaaagttctctgcaaaatgcaaacaattttcaccttgttttcttgatacgccataagcccaaaagccggTATCGTGTCTACATAGCATATTTTTGTTCATACTTCACGGATTCTGGTGGTTTTTTGTTTTAAATGACACTAGAACTATGGGAGTTTAGTTCTGTGAAGTACTGAAGTGATGTCTCCATAGTTGATACTTTTTTTCTATACACATTTGCTGATCATgtgttttttttaatgaaaaactATGGGATATTAAACTCCATCACTGCTAAAAATAAACTTTCCTCTGTGAATCATTGTCAACCTCCACATCCCAAGATAGCGGCTTCAAATCCGGCATAGGTAGTGTggtttttgaagggcagaaaaatggccattcgacgctccatgttaTACGATGCCCGCATGTGAAAGATCatcgcatttggtgtttacctgacaaaattcattgaaTACTCAGCCATAGATGTCCAAGAGAggtttggtttactctgccatctagtaggcctagagtaaaacaaaacataaaaattgacaagcaagcagccagatggcatcaaattcaaAAATGCCTGCGCTaggtagctgagaccatatgattatttactttatttttactGCTACAAAAACGGTATTCCAAAGAGATTATGATGAACTCGTTTCTCCAGAGAGGGACACAATCCTCACCTTAGTTAGGAAGTACTACTGGTAAGTACTGCACATCTCATGCCTTTTTTTTTaactaggggttttacgtcgcgccgacacagataggtcttatggcgacgatgggataggaaaggcctaggagttggaaggaagcggccgtggccttaattaaggtacagccccagactttgcctggtgtgaaaatgggaaaccacggaaaaccattttcagggctgccgatagtgggattcgaacctactatctcccggatgcaagctcacagccgcgcgcctctacgcgcacggccaactcgcccggtcatctcatGCCTGACACAAACAAATCTTCTGACAATTTGTTGAACAAGCGGATGACGCAAAGTAATTTTCAACAAGATATCGCCACTTGCCACTCGTCAAACAAGTCTTTCATCTTAATTGAAAACTTCTTTGGTGACCAAATAATTTCACAGAAATTATGGCCTGCCTTAACAATCAAGTTTATCATAATCAGCGAAGAACAGTTAATGATGTTAAGAAGAATATTGTCACCAAAATAAACTGTATTCATCCAGAGGTATTGCAGGGAGCTACCAGGAACATGCAACCTTTATGGATGTGTCTACAGACAGAAGGAGATAATTTTCAGCATCTGCTGTAAGGGTAACTGATTCTCCTGCAGAACCTATATATTTAGGAACTTACTGCATCTTTAGACTATCATGAAACAGAAATGAGACAGTATCAAAAACCAGCCATGTTATACGAACCTCTCTATAATTATTATCAATAACAGTAGGTCTGTACTATCAAGTTGCACTATGTATAGGCATGTATCCTTCCCTATTTATGATCTAAGATATAGATTACTTCGGGTTCTTGGTATATTATTCTAAAATACTGTTTGCAGTATACACATAGGACTTGTAAGATATTATACTAGGAACATATTCAGTTCCTGAAATATGCTAATTGCCAGTGGattatagtataataataataataataatccaactcagctgaatggtcagcatactggcctttggttcagagggtctcgcgttcgattcctggccaggtcggggattttaaccttcattggttagttccagtggcccggggactgggtgtttgtgctgtccccaacatccctgcaactcacacaccacacataacaatatcctccaccacaataacacaccgcccaccttcatcggagggtctgcctttcaaggctttcaaggctagaaatagccacactaaataataataataataataataataataataataataataataataataataataataataataataatggagatttTTGTAGCTATTGGTACCTTGGTGCAACTCTTAAAAGGCAGACGCTCTGATTAGATGGGCAGCATCTCCCGTGTATACGAAACTGCATTCTTATGTGGTAGAGTATAGTTTTTTGTGTAGAGTTAGGAGTATGTTCAAAGATGTTGTGAACAGCAGAAATATCCAatccaagccaagggaattaatcccAAGGCCCAAAGGTGATGACAACTGAGTTAGAGAACCAGGCAGGTATAATATTTACATATTGATAATAAACATGCCCTTCTTACTTACCCTGCATAAGCTACAGCGCAGAGGGCAGCCAGAAGAATGACAAATTTCATGTTGATGGTGTTAGTtctgaaataaatgaaaaaaagttACAAATATAGATAGATAATTATGCCATAAAGAGTATAATGAGCACTCAGCAGTCGAGAACAATTTTGCATCCGAGTCATAATGAGGGCTGGTGATAGAGTTTTAAAGACTGGTCAATACTCCTAACATTACAAATTGCATATTTTTTTTCCACTACCGTATTCTGTGGAATAAAATATTAGACTAAAAGAAATTACCATTGGTTTACATAAGTTAATACCAGAGTATACATTGAGTTTTGCTGTTCTTTGATTTGTTGCATTGAAACATGTGAAACTGCTTTTTAAACCATCTTTCTTATATAcattctgggagatagtggatttgaaccccactgtcggcagccctgaaaatggttttccatggtttcccattttcacaccaagcaaatgctggggctgtaacttaattaggccatggtcgcttccttctcactcctaaccttttcctatcccattgttgccataagacttatctgcgtcgatgcgacgtaaagccaattgtaaaattaaaataattacttcCTTCCCTAGAAAgatccccctttgggtgggggcagtagaatataaCTCAcgatatcttctgcctgtcgtaagaagcgactaaaaggggcccaggggctctcaacttgggagcgtgggttggagaccacgtggccctcagctgagtcctggcattgcttccacttacttgtgccaggctcctcactttcagctatcctatccaacctcccttgatcaactcttgttcatttctgaccccgacagtattagaacactcgaggcctagggagtctttcattttcacgccattcgtggcccttgtctttctttggctgatatcttcactTTTCTAAGTGTTCAATCCCttgcatttttttctctctgattagtgttaatagaggatggttgcctagttgtacttcctcttaaaacaataatcaccacaaccaccaccaccactaccacctacCCTAGAAAGACCGTAATGACAGTACATACTTGTTTTTTTACGTCTCACTGGCTACGTTTTTGATTTTTGGTGACACTGaggtcgcgcaggagttctttaacgtgacagtaaatgtactgacatgacactgacgtatttgagcaccttcaaatgcactgaactgagccaggattgaacctgccaacttaagctcagaaggctagcgctctaatGCCTGAGCTACCCAGTTTGGCCAATTAGATCTAAGCGCTCTTTCCAttgggagaggatgaaacccgcttCCAGCATATAGCCTGTTGAATAACATGAAGGGgtttgctcaaagcttaacgttccTATCAAATAGACAAATGACCATTAATAGTATCATATATCCTCACTCCGTGGGATCACTGCGTGGAGGTTTGGAAGTGAACCCAGGCCTTTGGCACACAGTCTGGTGATAATAATTGTATACAACCTCGTCTATCTTGCTGGGCAGCATTGAGATGGTGAAAAGtgtttccaccaacaggactcaaatCAGCTAACTAcaatccgacttgttggctgaatgttcagcatactggccttcggttcagagggtcccgggttcgattcccggtcgggtcggggattttaaccttcattggttaattccaatggcccggggctgggtgtttgtgatgtccccaacatccctgcaattcacacattacacataacgctatcctccaccacaacaacatgcagttacctacacatggcagatgccgcccaccctcatcggagggtctgccttacaagggctgcactcggctagaaatagccacacaaaattattgttattatagctAACTACAGTGCCTGTCCATAGAGATTTGACACCTTAACATTCATGGGCACCAACCCAGCTAAAAGGAAATTGAGCCAAAGACACGTGGTGTTCCccagtggtcacccatccaagtaatGACCATGCCCAACGCTGCTTAACTGCGGTGTTCAGACgtgaaccggtgtattcaacatggtatggtcATTGGCAATGTACTTACTAGAGCGGAAGTATAAAAATCGATATATTTCACCTTCCCAGTGCAAAACTACGATAAGAGCAAATTTTTTGATACTTGCTTTTTTTACACTAACTGGTGTATTTTCGTGAGATCTTAAATGCAAAAGTGAAAAATTGCTAAATTTATAACATTAATTAAGCCCTTGAGATATTGTTTTACCTCAGATTTTTTTTCCTGTAAGTTAAATATGATCCCTAAACCAAAACCTAAGATATTTATTAACAAGTGATAGTATTTGAACTTTGAGAGGTACTTACTTGGAAGGTGCTGTAGAGCAAGTTACAAGTGAAGACTGTGTACCATCACCATCATGATGTGAGTCTTATATACCTCAGCCAGCTCACATTCTGACCTTCAGAAGAGATGAACTTGACTTTGTTCCATTCAGCATTCAACTCTCAAAACTGTATGAAAGGTCCATACACTCTCACAATAGTATGGGCTTCATTTGGTTTGCTAATCTCTTTGGTTTATACATTATGTGATGTGTTAGAAAAAGGTGTGTAGCTTTTTAAAATCGAAATGTTTTATTCCACATTTTGTGTGTATAGGCCTTCTCATTTACAGAA is a genomic window of Anabrus simplex isolate iqAnaSimp1 chromosome 14, ASM4041472v1, whole genome shotgun sequence containing:
- the LOC136885520 gene encoding uncharacterized protein, whose product is MKFVILLAALCAVAYAGSHNCRCAVFFTSDVSDDHTVYSIPEYFMLSCQPTEPCRMSCLAALTGLTDNGNLEHMTSQNITVRQLACRNYKKDIQNGQLGVYYSTCGNAWQKIRDSKDKVCCKEGASISC